From Salarias fasciatus chromosome 5, fSalaFa1.1, whole genome shotgun sequence, a single genomic window includes:
- the megf6b gene encoding multiple epidermal growth factor-like domains protein 6 yields the protein MFSIFSTSRPNVCLEREVTLVAQRQPCVQAFTRMVKVWKQGCVGQSWCMGYERRTAYYTTYKQVYRQDYQTVYKCCRGWSQLNGEAGCLYPVCSYGVCFNGGQCREGSTQLCDCPPGFNGPSCQYDVNECEETNGGCEALCCNTIGSFYCRCPTGQKLNEDGKTCQDIDECQVHNGGCQHRCINTRGSYYCECHPGSRLHVDGRTCLAVHSCSISNGGCEHYCVQQSAAHFRCRCKPDYVLAEDGKHCKLQNPCADQNGGCMHECRADGGKAHCDCKVGYVLADDGKSCEDIDECETGEANCAHDCHNTLGSYACVCTTAYELGSDGKQCYRIEMEIVNSCENNNGGCSHHCQHSTNGPVCTCNHGYRLDDDLRTCVDVDECREQSSCCEQDCTNYPGGYECYCSAGYRLSPDGCSCDDVDECLAANGGCDHTCQNSAGSFQCFCRRGFRLDEDRQSCIPLEDAVEALSSGGAIELPLVRPQLTLLHDYSQPLERYDDYEDDEGELRAESTLAEKFVCLDDTFGSDCSLTCDDCSNGGRCNSWKNGCDCPDGWTGVVCNQTCPEGYFGKNCSFPCKCKNGASCDPVAGSCRCPPGVSGDLCQDGCPKGFYGKLCNKKCNCANNGRCHRTYGACLCDPGLYGRFCHLPCPKWTFGPGCSEECQCNQQHSLECHRRHGTCVCKPGYQGNTCKEECAPGSYGAGCERRCACEPGASCDHVTGACQRKCPAGRHGENCDQDCPEGRFGTGCIHPCNCTGAPCDKVTGLCRCPAGTSGTRCEKLCPEGFWGLGCRETCPACENGGVCDKHNGSCNCAPGFMGKLCQNSCPSGRFGQGCHMRCVCENNARCDPVSGRCTCDPGWTGHNCRKACDAGHWGADCAETCDCRNGDGSCDAATGLCNCEAGFTGKHCHQKCPAGVFGLGCRHRCQCDNKALCDHVSGACTCQVGWTGTFCEKPCPQGFYGLDCQEKCVCLNGGSCDHVSGECSCPAGWIGSFCNLTCPAGFFGEGCSQTCGCRHGGICHPASGQCVCTSGWTGPNCTEECPAGFYGADCQQRCLCQNGAACNKTNGKCTCASGWTGAACELECVAGRFGADCQQQCDCENGGQCDRQTGRCSCSAGWTGERCQKACDAGLFGAGCEERCRCAHGASCHHVTGECLCPPGWRGKLCDRACLPGTYGPGCVQRCSCAQGTSCHHVSGECGCPPGFTGNGCEQMCLPGTFGQNCNQVCQCSEANQLCHPVSGSCYCAPGFQGPKCDRACGAGRYGPDCERECRCENGGTCAPSTGACDCPPGFIGPRCNITCPAGRYGADCSRVALCGDGAQNDPVTGSCVCSPGRRGETCGQGCPPGWFGADCAQRCRCSNGGVCDSATGRCTCGLGWTGTHCDTECPAGRFGANCQLTCKCQNNGTCDRVTGTCRCGAGSYGNLCEHVCPPGLHGPLCQLQCDCMSGAPCHPASGVCICPPGLHGARCHRVCEQGRFGLGCLKACDCEDETPCDPVSGRCLCPSGKTGPRCDIDCRVNRFGPDCTETCQCENGAQCDRHNGRCRCRSSWIGPSCQEGGPPGFTSGSSRDSRHNNSL from the exons ATGTGAACGAATGTGAGGAGACCAACGGAGGCTGTGAGGCTCTCTGCTGCAACACCATCGGAAGTTTCTACTGCAGGTGTCCTACGGGTCAGAAACTCAACGAAGATGGAAAAACATGTCAAG ATATTGATGAATGCCAGGTCCATAACGGAGGCTGCCAGCACAGATGCATTAACACCAGGGGATCCTACTACTGCGAATGCCACCCGGGCTCTCGTCTTCACGTGGACGGCCGCACCTGCCTCG CTGTCCATTCGTGCTCCATCAGCAACGGAGGGTGTGAACACTATTGTGTGCAGCAGTCCGCCGCTCATTTCCGCTGCCGCTGCAAGCCAGATTACGTACTGGCCGAGGACGGCAAGCACTGCAAAC TGCAGAACCCGTGTGCGGATCAGAACGGCGGCTGCATGCACGAGTGCCGCGCCGACGGTGGCAAAGCTCACTGCGACTGTAAAGTCGGCTACGTGCTGGCAGACGACGGGAAAAGCTGCGAAG ATATTGATGAGTGTGAGACAGGAGAGGCCAACTGCGCTCACGACTGCCACAACACTCTGGGCTCGTACGCCTGCGTCTGCACCACGGCCTACGAGCTGGGATCCGACGGGAAGCAGTGTTACA GAATCGAGATGGAGATCGTGAACAGCTGCGAGAACAACAACGGCGGATGCTCGCACCACTGCCAGCATTCCACCAACGGGCCCGTGTGCACCTGTAACCATGGTTACAGGCTGGACGACGACCTCAGGACGTGTGTTG ATGTTGACGAGTGCCGAGAGCAGAGCTCCTGTTGCGAGCAGGACTGCACCAACTACCCCGGGGGTTACGAGTGCTACTGCTCAGCGGGATACAGACTCAGCCCTGATGGATGCAGCTGTGACG aTGTAGACGAGTGTCTGGCCGCTAACGGCGGTTGTGATCACACATGCCAGAACAGCGCCGGttccttccagtgtttctgccgtcGGGGTTTCCGTCTGGACGAGGACCGGCAATCCTGCATCC CTCTTGAGGACGCAGTTGAAGCCCTCTCCAGCGGAGGCGCCATCGAGCTGCCTCTCGTCCGGCCCCAGCTCACCTTGCTGCACGACTACAGCCAGCCGCTGGAGCGCTACGACGACTACGAAGACGACGAGGGCGAGCTGAGGGCCGAGAGCACCCTGGCAGAGAAGTTCG tgtgtttggacGACACTTTCGGCAGCGACTGCAGTTTGACGTGTGACGACTGTTCGAACGGAGGCAGGTGTAACAGCTGGAAAAACGGCTGTGACTGCCCCGACGGATGGACAGGTGTCGTCTGCAACCAGA CGTGCCCTGAGGGATATTTTGGTAAAAACTGCTCCTTCCCTTGTAAGTGTAAGAACGGTGCCAGCTGTGATCCCGTCGCTGGGAGCTGCCGCTGCCCTCCTGGTGTCAGCGGAGACTTGTGCCAGGATG GCTGTCCGAAAGGCTTCTACGGGAAGCTGTGCAACAAAAAGTGTAACTGTGCCAATAATGGCCGCTGTCACCGGACCTACGGCGCCTGTCTCTGCGACCCGGGACTGTACGGACGCTTCTGTCACTTGC cgTGTCCCAAGTGGACGTTCGGCCCCGGCTGTTCTGAGGAGTGTCAGTGCAACCAGCAGCACTCTCTGGAGTGCCACCGCCGCCACGGCACCTGTGTGTGTAAACCTGGTTACCAAGGCAACACCTGCAAAGAAG AGTGCGCACCGGGTTCTTACGGCGCCGGCTGTGAGAGGAGGTGCGCCTGCGAGCCGGGAGCGTCCTGCGACCACGTGACCGGAGCATGCCAGAGGAAATGCCCCGCCGGACGTCACGGCGAGAACTGCGACCAAG ACTGTCCAGAGGGAAGGTTCGGAACGGGCTGCATCCATCCCTGTAACTGTACCGGAGCCCCGTGCGACAAAGTGACGGGACTGTGCAGGTGTCCGGCGGGAACATCAGGAACTCGCTGTGAGAAAC TGTGTCCGGAGGGTTTCTGGGGTCTGGGATGCAGAGAAACCTGCCCCGCCTGCGAGAATGGCGGCGTGTGTGATAAGCACAACGGCTCATGCAACTGTGCCCCGGGATTCATGGGAAAACTCTGCCAAAACT CGTGCCCGAGCGGACGATTCGGCCAGGGCTGCCACATGAGATGTGTTTGTGAGAACAACGCCCGCTGTGACCCCGTCAGCGGGCGGTGTACCTGCGACCCCGGCTGGACCGGACACAACTGCAGGAAAG CCTGCGACGCCGGACACTGGGGAGCCGACTGCGCGGAAACCTGCGACTGCAGAAACGGAGACGGCAGCTGCGACGCGGCGACGGGCCTGTGCAACTGTGAGGCCGGGTTTACTGGGAAACACTGCCACCAGA AGTGCCCTGCCGGTGTGTTCGGCCTCGGCTGCCGTCACCGCTGTCAGTGTGACAACAAGGCGCTGTGCGACCACGTGAGCGGCGCCTGTACCTGCCAGGTGGGATGGACAGGAACCTTCTGCGAAAAGC cgtGTCCTCAGGGTTTCTACGGTCTGGACTGCcaggagaagtgtgtgtgtctgaacggCGGGAGCTGCGACCACGTCAGCGGCGAGTGCTCCTGTCCCGCCGGGTGGATCGGCTCCTTCTGCAACCTGA CGTGCCCGGCCGGTTTCTTTGGGGAAGGATGTAGCCAGACCTGCGGCTGCCGTCACGGCGGCATCTGCCACCCGGCCAGCGGGCAGTGCGTGTGCACGTCGGGCTGGACCGGACCCAACTGTACGGAGG AATGCCCTGCCGGGTTCTATGGAGCGGACTGTCAGCAGCGCTGCCTGTGCCAGAACGGAGCCGCCTGCAACAAGACCAACGGGAAGTGCACGTGCGCCAGCGGCTGGACGGGCGCAGCCTGTGAACTGG aGTGTGTCGCGGGTCGATTCGGGGCCGACTGccagcagcagtgtgactgCGAGAACGGCGGCCAGTGTGACCGGCAGACCggacgctgcagctgcagcgccggCTGGACGGGAGAGCGCTGCCAGAAAG CGTGTGACGCCGGCCTGTTTGGCGCCGGCTGTGAGGAGCGATGTCGGTGTGCTCATGGAGCGTCGTGTCACCACGTCACGGGAGAGTGTCTGTGTCCGCCGGGGTGGAGAGGGAAGCTCTGTGACAGag cctgtctgcCGGGTACATATGGGCCGGGCTGCGTCCAGCGCTGCAGCTGCGCACAGGGCACGTCCTGCCACCACGTCTCCGGAGAGTGCGGATGTCCTCCCGGATTCACAGGAAACGGCTGCGAGCAGA TGTGTCTTCCAGGAACTTTTGGCCAGAACTGTAATCAGGTCTGCCAGTGCTCTGAAGCGAACCAGCTCTGCCACCCGGTGTCCGGATCCTGCTACTGCGCTCCGGGTTTCCAGGGGCCCAAGTGTGACAGAG CGTGCGGAGCCGGGCGCTACGGTCCGGACTGTGAGCGGGAGTGTCGGTGTGAGAACGGAGGGACGTGCGCTCCGTCCACCGGGGCCTGCGACTGTCCGCCGGGGTTCATCGGACCGCGCTGCAACATCA cgTGTCCGGCCGGCCGGTACGGGGCCGACTGCTCCCGGGTGGCGCTGTGTGGAGACGGCGCCCAGAACGACCCGGTGACCGGGAGCTGCGTGTGCTCGCCCGGACGCAGGGGAGAGACCTGCGGGCAGG GCTGCCCTCCAGGCTGGTTCGGAGCAGACTGCGCTCAGCGCTGCCGCTGCAGCAACGGAGGAGTGTGCGACTCTGCCACCGGCCGCTGTACCTGCGGCCTGGGCTGGACCGGCACACACTGCGACACAG aGTGTCCTGCCGGCCGGTTCGGAGCGAACTGCCAGCTGACATGTAAGTGTCAAAACAACGGCACGTGTGACAGAGTGACGGGGACGTGTCGGTGCGGCGCCGGATCCTACGGAAATCTGTGTGAACATG TGTGCCCCCCCGGTCTGCACGGCCCCCTGTGTCAGCTGCAGTGCGACTGTATGAGCGGCGCCCCCTGTCACCCCGCGTCGGGCGTCTGCATCTGCCCGCCGGGGCTCCACGGCGCCCGCTGCCACCGAG tgTGCGAACAGGGCCGCTTCGGCCTCGGCTGCCTGAAGGCGTGCGACTGCGAGGACGAGACGCCGTGCGACCCCGTGAGCGGCCGATGCCTCTGCCCCTCGGGGAAGACCGGACCCCGATGTGACATCG ACTGCAGGGTGAACCGTTTCGGGCCGGACTGCACGGAGACCTGTCAGTGTGAGAACGGAGCGCAGTGTGACCGCCACAACGGACGCTGCagatgcaggagcagctggatcGGACCGTCCTGCCAGGAAg gtggACCTCCTGGCTTCACCTCCGGGAGCAGCAGAGACTCGCGGCACAACAACTCATTATAG